In the Methanothrix sp. genome, one interval contains:
- the dapF gene encoding diaminopimelate epimerase has product MNQLEFVKLHGNGNDFILIDEMNGKRIPDDEKNEAARILCHRNFGVGGDGVIFLVPSEKADIGMRLLQPDGSEAEMCGNGIRCLAKHAWESGYVGESFSVETLAGVIPIQVRRDRGVFWARVEMGVPRFERSEIPAEGEGVFIKVPIHGFEVSAVNTGVPHAVIFVDSLDLPVERLAPKIRHSSCFPEGANVNFVRPGEHLEVRTFERGVEAETLSCGTGSVAAAAVARRLGLVGDSVEVRTRGGPLLISFVGDRAFMEGPAVTVCRGVISNEIL; this is encoded by the coding sequence ATGAACCAGCTGGAGTTCGTGAAGCTTCATGGAAACGGGAACGACTTCATACTCATAGATGAGATGAACGGGAAGAGGATACCGGACGATGAGAAAAACGAAGCAGCCAGGATTCTCTGTCACCGCAACTTCGGCGTGGGCGGTGATGGTGTTATATTTCTGGTGCCCTCAGAAAAAGCGGACATCGGCATGCGTCTCCTCCAGCCAGATGGGTCTGAGGCTGAGATGTGCGGTAATGGCATACGCTGCCTCGCAAAGCACGCATGGGAGAGCGGATATGTGGGAGAGAGCTTCTCTGTTGAGACGCTGGCCGGCGTGATACCCATCCAGGTCAGGAGGGATCGTGGCGTGTTCTGGGCGAGGGTTGAGATGGGCGTCCCCAGATTCGAGCGCTCCGAGATACCCGCTGAGGGGGAGGGGGTGTTTATTAAGGTGCCAATTCACGGCTTCGAGGTGTCTGCCGTTAACACCGGCGTCCCGCACGCCGTGATATTCGTTGATAGTCTTGACCTTCCTGTAGAGCGACTGGCCCCGAAGATCAGACACAGCTCATGCTTCCCTGAGGGGGCGAACGTGAACTTTGTTAGACCCGGAGAGCATCTGGAAGTGAGAACGTTCGAGCGCGGGGTCGAGGCCGAGACGCTATCATGCGGCACAGGCTCTGTGGCCGCAGCTGCGGTCGCCCGGAGGCTCGGCCTTGTGGGTGACTCGGTCGAGGTCAGGACAAGGGGCGGGCCCCTGCTCATTTCGTTCGTGGGTGACAGGGCCTTCATGGAGGGGCCGGCTGTGACCGTGTGCAGGGGCGTCATCTCCAATGAGATACTGTAG
- a CDS encoding arsenate reductase ArsC, whose product MDKKKVLFVCVHNSARSQMAEALLRALRGDRYEAYSAGTEPTGVDPDAVRAMAEIGIDISEQRSKGLEGLRDVHFDTIVTLCDAGDSCPFIPGVHMHRAFPDPAGGGMNAFRRVRDEIKRWIEETF is encoded by the coding sequence ATGGACAAGAAGAAGGTGCTCTTCGTATGCGTTCACAACTCCGCGAGATCTCAGATGGCGGAGGCTCTTCTCAGGGCGCTGAGAGGAGATAGGTACGAGGCGTACAGCGCGGGAACCGAGCCCACAGGGGTTGATCCGGATGCTGTGAGGGCGATGGCTGAGATAGGCATCGACATATCAGAGCAGCGATCGAAGGGGCTCGAGGGCCTGAGGGATGTTCATTTCGATACCATCGTAACACTCTGCGATGCTGGAGATTCCTGTCCTTTCATTCCAGGAGTTCACATGCACAGAGCCTTCCCGGACCCTGCAGGTGGCGGGATGAACGCCTTCAGGCGCGTGCGTGACGAGATAAAAAGATGGATCGAGGAGACGTTCTGA
- a CDS encoding glutamine synthetase family protein, with protein MVVLYLQTQERLLEIIRDRNVEFIRLQFTDIQGIVKNVAIPVTQLGKAFKTGISFDGSSIEGFARIQESDMVLKPDLDTFCILPWRSMGGANEARLICDVYTSKGVPFEGDPRYVLKRNLEVAAKMGYTMNVGPELEFFLFERENGSGTRPHDFGGYFDLGPVDLAEDVKREIVRVLIEMGFTVEAAHHEVARGQHEIDFVYDDALRNADKVVTFKYVTKTIALKNNLRATFMPKPIYGQAGSGMHVNISLFRKGENAFFDPERPYNLSDLGRYFVGGLLEHVPAVTAVTNPLINSYKRLVSGFEAPVYISWSGPNRSSLIRVPAARGLSTRIEFRSPDPSCNPYLAFAAILAAGLDGIRRGIDPGDPMDVNLYELSEAELDRLGVRMLPSNLHEALVALEEDKVIREALGEHVVNNLLRLGNLEWRSYNTYVHQWEIDRYINII; from the coding sequence ATGGTGGTGTTGTATTTGCAGACTCAGGAGAGGCTGTTGGAGATAATACGCGACAGAAATGTCGAGTTCATAAGGCTGCAGTTCACAGATATACAGGGTATAGTCAAGAATGTTGCTATCCCCGTCACACAGCTCGGGAAGGCTTTCAAGACCGGCATATCTTTTGATGGATCCTCGATTGAGGGCTTCGCGAGGATCCAGGAATCTGATATGGTGTTGAAGCCGGATCTGGACACATTCTGCATACTGCCCTGGAGATCCATGGGCGGGGCGAACGAGGCCAGGCTCATATGTGATGTTTACACATCAAAAGGTGTTCCCTTCGAGGGGGATCCCAGGTATGTTCTCAAGAGAAACCTCGAGGTCGCTGCTAAGATGGGCTACACTATGAACGTCGGCCCGGAGCTGGAGTTTTTCCTCTTCGAGAGGGAGAATGGATCAGGCACAAGGCCACACGACTTCGGCGGCTACTTCGATCTCGGCCCTGTGGATCTGGCAGAGGATGTCAAGAGGGAGATCGTGAGGGTGCTCATAGAGATGGGGTTCACCGTAGAGGCGGCGCATCATGAGGTCGCAAGGGGCCAGCATGAGATAGACTTCGTTTATGATGATGCCCTCCGCAACGCTGACAAGGTCGTCACCTTCAAGTATGTCACAAAGACGATCGCGCTGAAGAACAACCTGCGCGCGACGTTCATGCCCAAGCCGATATACGGCCAGGCGGGATCGGGAATGCACGTCAACATCTCCCTCTTCCGAAAGGGAGAGAACGCGTTCTTCGATCCCGAGAGGCCCTACAACCTCAGCGACCTCGGGCGGTACTTTGTGGGTGGGTTGCTAGAGCACGTTCCTGCTGTGACTGCGGTAACAAACCCGCTGATAAACTCCTACAAGCGTCTCGTCTCCGGATTTGAGGCACCCGTGTACATCAGCTGGTCCGGGCCGAACAGATCGTCTCTCATAAGAGTTCCAGCAGCTAGGGGTCTCTCGACCCGCATAGAGTTCAGGTCTCCAGATCCATCATGCAACCCGTACCTGGCGTTTGCAGCGATACTCGCAGCCGGTCTGGATGGAATACGCAGGGGAATAGATCCGGGAGATCCGATGGATGTCAACCTCTACGAGCTCTCAGAGGCCGAGCTTGATAGGCTTGGTGTCAGGATGCTGCCGTCAAACCTGCATGAGGCGCTCGTCGCCCTTGAGGAGGACAAGGTAATAAGAGAGGCCCTGGGAGAGCATGTCGTCAACAATCTCCTCAGGCTCGGAAACCTCGAGTGGAGGAGCTACAACACATACGTCCATCAGTGGGAGATCGATCGGTATATCAACATAATCTGA
- the purD gene encoding phosphoribosylamine--glycine ligase, with product MQMAGARILVVDAGGRGNAIAHAFARSPSVERVFVAPGNAGSSLLQKCSQADGSQIRGIDEMLSFAERNRIDLTFVGPEGYLSAGIVDAFEERGLAIVGPERRAALLEGSKCWTKDLLREIGVPVPPYRNFDDPDEAKEFVNQFYDSHPGENLVVKADGLAAGKGSVVCSSREEALSTVKRIMVDPRIFGDAGNKIEIERRLEGRELMFFAIADGKNILPLESAMDYKQAFAPDETAAIRLFNRLSGNPNLDNNPNTGGMGGFSPHPWLDDDLRDVIMSRIARPTMRRVYDMGLRYRGFIYFGLMIVERDGVREPYVLEINVRLGDPEAEVILPRLRTDMYELSRAVLDQSLNEIELEWSPEYHLGVCAVSGRVVKPLSSGSEERPGYPGAHYTNIPIRGLDTVDPDVLVYHNGTAFGDSGKIYTTGGRVLTLVAKGASLSEARSKAYDNIKRIRFNGMRYRRDIGLDYL from the coding sequence ATGCAGATGGCTGGCGCAAGAATTCTTGTAGTCGATGCAGGAGGAAGGGGCAACGCGATTGCTCACGCCTTCGCAAGGAGCCCATCAGTTGAGAGGGTCTTCGTGGCTCCGGGAAACGCTGGGAGCAGTCTCTTGCAAAAATGCTCCCAGGCAGATGGATCCCAGATCAGGGGCATTGATGAAATGCTATCGTTTGCGGAGAGGAACAGGATCGATCTAACGTTCGTGGGCCCGGAGGGGTACCTCTCCGCGGGCATAGTGGATGCGTTTGAGGAGCGCGGGCTGGCTATAGTGGGCCCGGAGAGGCGTGCTGCTCTCCTTGAGGGCTCCAAATGCTGGACGAAGGATCTCCTCAGGGAGATCGGGGTGCCGGTGCCGCCCTACAGGAACTTCGATGATCCTGATGAGGCGAAGGAGTTCGTGAATCAGTTTTACGACAGCCACCCGGGGGAGAACCTCGTGGTGAAAGCGGACGGCCTCGCAGCTGGCAAGGGGTCTGTGGTCTGCTCCTCCAGAGAGGAGGCTTTATCCACAGTGAAGAGGATCATGGTCGATCCCAGGATCTTCGGGGACGCTGGAAATAAGATCGAGATCGAGAGGAGGCTCGAGGGAAGGGAGCTGATGTTCTTCGCCATCGCGGATGGCAAAAACATACTTCCGCTTGAGTCTGCGATGGACTACAAGCAGGCCTTTGCGCCTGATGAGACTGCAGCGATAAGGCTCTTCAACAGGCTCTCAGGGAATCCCAACCTCGATAACAACCCGAACACCGGCGGGATGGGCGGCTTCTCTCCGCATCCCTGGCTGGATGATGATCTCAGAGATGTGATCATGTCCAGGATAGCCAGGCCGACGATGCGCAGGGTCTACGATATGGGTTTGAGGTACAGGGGATTCATTTACTTCGGCCTGATGATCGTGGAGCGTGATGGGGTGAGAGAGCCTTACGTCCTGGAGATCAACGTCCGCCTCGGGGATCCTGAGGCCGAGGTGATCCTCCCCAGGCTCAGAACAGACATGTACGAGCTGTCACGCGCGGTTCTCGACCAAAGTCTCAACGAGATCGAGCTCGAGTGGAGCCCTGAGTACCATCTCGGCGTCTGCGCTGTGAGCGGCCGCGTTGTAAAGCCGCTCTCCAGCGGATCCGAGGAGCGGCCCGGGTATCCCGGAGCCCATTACACAAACATCCCGATAAGAGGCCTGGACACGGTTGATCCGGATGTTCTGGTGTACCACAACGGAACCGCGTTTGGTGATTCAGGAAAGATCTACACAACTGGCGGAAGGGTCCTGACCCTGGTCGCAAAGGGTGCATCGCTATCAGAGGCGAGATCGAAGGCATACGACAATATCAAGAGGATAAGGTTCAATGGGATGCGGTACCGCAGGGATATAGGTCTTGATTACCTGTGA
- a CDS encoding bifunctional N(6)-L-threonylcarbamoyladenine synthase/serine/threonine protein kinase, whose amino-acid sequence MYVLGIEGTAWNLSAAIVNEDDVIIERAATYTPARGGIHPREAAQHHSEHIGPLLRDVIRSARELGIKIDGVAFSQGPGLGPCLRTVATAARVLALKFKVPLVGVNHCIAHIEVGKWKTGARDPAVLYVSGGNSQVLALRRGRYRIFGETLDISVGNMLDKFARSVGLPHPGGPRIEELARRAKGYIPLPYTVKGMDFSFSGLATAATEAARRYDLADVCYSLQETAFAMLVEVTERAMAHAEKREAMLVGGVGANQRLGEMLRLMCEERGARFYLPEKRFMGDNGSMIAYTGLLMLKSGVSTPLESSGVRPNYRTDEIEVRWV is encoded by the coding sequence ATGTACGTCCTTGGTATTGAGGGCACAGCCTGGAATCTGAGTGCAGCGATCGTGAACGAGGATGATGTGATCATAGAGAGGGCTGCAACATACACGCCTGCAAGGGGTGGCATCCATCCGAGGGAGGCGGCGCAGCACCACTCAGAGCACATCGGCCCGCTGCTGAGGGATGTGATCAGGAGCGCCAGGGAGCTCGGAATAAAGATAGATGGGGTTGCGTTCTCACAGGGACCCGGCCTCGGGCCGTGCCTGAGGACGGTCGCGACTGCGGCCAGGGTTCTCGCCCTGAAGTTCAAGGTTCCCCTCGTCGGCGTGAACCACTGCATAGCTCATATTGAGGTAGGGAAGTGGAAGACGGGCGCCAGGGATCCGGCTGTGCTGTACGTGAGCGGGGGCAACTCCCAGGTTCTCGCCCTCAGGCGCGGTCGCTACAGGATCTTCGGCGAGACCCTGGATATCAGCGTGGGGAACATGCTGGACAAGTTCGCGCGCTCCGTCGGCCTGCCACATCCTGGAGGGCCGAGGATAGAGGAGCTTGCGAGAAGAGCAAAGGGTTACATACCGCTTCCATACACCGTGAAGGGGATGGACTTCTCATTCTCGGGGCTTGCGACCGCTGCAACAGAGGCCGCCAGGAGATACGATCTGGCGGATGTCTGCTACAGCCTCCAGGAGACCGCGTTCGCGATGCTTGTCGAGGTCACCGAGCGTGCTATGGCTCATGCGGAGAAGAGGGAGGCGATGCTTGTCGGCGGCGTCGGGGCCAACCAGCGGCTCGGAGAGATGCTGAGGCTGATGTGCGAGGAGCGCGGTGCGAGATTTTATCTTCCAGAGAAACGCTTCATGGGCGATAATGGATCGATGATAGCATATACAGGTCTGTTGATGCTCAAGAGCGGCGTGAGCACACCGCTTGAGAGCTCCGGCGTCAGGCCTAATTACAGGACAGATGAGATCGAGGTGAGATGGGTATGA
- the afpA gene encoding archaeoflavoprotein AfpA: protein MPDRKPKVAWGITGSGDRLPEIVEMMKNVQEMYRDAVDIRVYISRAGDQVIKYYKLFNELEASFDKIWVEANANAPFLAGQLQLGKFVFLIIAPATSNTVAKISLRLADTLLTNAAIMAQKAYVPLYIMPSDYEEGVTTTKLPDGRDLRLRIRREDVEHVKRLEAMEGTFILRRVDEIPAVFEKHFGRP, encoded by the coding sequence ATGCCTGACAGAAAACCAAAGGTGGCGTGGGGGATAACCGGAAGCGGTGACAGGCTGCCGGAGATTGTGGAGATGATGAAGAATGTCCAGGAAATGTACAGGGATGCTGTGGATATCAGGGTCTACATATCGAGGGCAGGGGACCAGGTGATCAAGTACTACAAGCTCTTCAACGAGCTTGAGGCGAGCTTCGACAAGATCTGGGTGGAGGCGAATGCGAACGCGCCTTTCCTGGCCGGACAGCTTCAGCTCGGAAAGTTTGTTTTTCTCATAATAGCGCCTGCAACATCCAACACAGTGGCCAAGATCTCCCTGCGCCTGGCCGACACGCTTCTGACCAATGCAGCGATAATGGCGCAGAAGGCCTACGTGCCGCTGTACATAATGCCATCCGACTACGAGGAGGGTGTCACCACCACGAAGCTGCCTGACGGAAGGGATCTGAGGCTCAGGATCCGGCGTGAGGACGTGGAGCACGTGAAGCGCCTGGAGGCGATGGAGGGGACATTTATTTTGAGAAGAGTTGACGAGATCCCCGCGGTCTTCGAGAAGCACTTCGGCAGGCCTTGA
- a CDS encoding NAD(P)H-hydrate dehydratase: protein MRYISAEEMGAIDANCAYLGISTIQLMENAGAALAGEIRRIGGRRVAIIAGRGNNGGDAFVAARHLDDHDVTVFLIGRARDIATEEARRNWDVLRRLELDLREITDVSEIDLSGYDVVVDALFGTGVRGPIKGLEGEVIDLINSCGKRIVSVDVPSGMGTGKEVSPEITVTFHRPKIGMKGDFRVVSIGIPRMAEFLVGPGDLRLLGRRGPESHKGDSGRILVIGGGPYTGAPALSAMAALRAGADIVTVAAPRSVAGTIASFSPNMIVRPLTSDRLCMADLEILKSLIPRHDVVVIGMGLGRDAETLEAVSQILPLCDRVVIDADALQPDMPLKGIVTPHAGEFRRISGVDLPKGRERIEVVRRFARDRKLVVLLKGRMDIITDGEIVRGNTTGNPGMTVGGTGDVLAGITGAFYARADAMRAASAAAFVNGRAGDLVYREKDFGMVATDLIDKIPEAMMI from the coding sequence ATGCGCTATATTTCAGCAGAGGAGATGGGCGCGATAGATGCGAACTGCGCGTACCTTGGCATTTCCACTATACAGCTCATGGAGAACGCTGGAGCAGCGCTCGCCGGTGAGATCAGGAGGATCGGAGGAAGGAGAGTGGCCATAATCGCCGGCAGAGGAAACAACGGCGGGGATGCGTTTGTGGCAGCACGGCATCTCGATGATCACGATGTTACTGTATTCCTCATCGGGCGCGCGAGGGATATAGCCACAGAGGAGGCCAGGAGAAACTGGGATGTGCTCAGACGCCTCGAGCTCGATCTCAGGGAGATCACGGACGTGAGCGAGATCGATCTCAGTGGGTATGATGTTGTCGTAGACGCCCTATTCGGCACAGGTGTTCGCGGCCCAATAAAGGGACTTGAGGGGGAGGTCATAGATCTCATCAACTCCTGCGGAAAGCGCATCGTCTCCGTCGACGTGCCAAGCGGAATGGGCACCGGAAAAGAGGTCTCTCCAGAGATCACAGTGACATTTCACCGCCCGAAGATCGGGATGAAGGGCGATTTCAGAGTCGTGAGCATCGGCATACCGAGAATGGCCGAGTTCCTCGTCGGCCCCGGTGATCTCAGGCTTCTGGGGAGACGGGGGCCCGAGAGCCACAAGGGGGACAGCGGAAGGATACTGGTGATCGGCGGCGGACCCTACACGGGCGCTCCTGCGCTCTCTGCGATGGCCGCCCTCCGCGCGGGCGCCGACATAGTCACAGTCGCGGCGCCGAGGAGCGTCGCAGGTACGATAGCCTCATTCTCGCCAAACATGATCGTCCGGCCCCTGACGTCTGACAGGCTGTGCATGGCCGACCTCGAGATCCTGAAGAGCCTGATACCGAGACATGATGTGGTTGTCATCGGCATGGGTCTGGGGAGGGATGCGGAGACACTTGAGGCGGTATCGCAGATACTCCCGCTCTGCGATAGGGTTGTGATCGATGCAGACGCACTCCAGCCCGATATGCCGCTGAAGGGGATAGTGACGCCCCATGCCGGAGAGTTCAGGCGCATAAGCGGGGTGGATCTCCCCAAGGGAAGGGAGAGGATCGAGGTGGTGAGGAGATTCGCACGCGATAGGAAGCTTGTCGTCCTCCTCAAGGGAAGGATGGACATAATCACAGATGGAGAGATCGTGAGGGGGAACACCACCGGAAACCCGGGAATGACCGTCGGAGGGACCGGCGATGTTCTTGCAGGCATAACAGGTGCGTTCTACGCGAGGGCGGATGCGATGAGGGCTGCCTCAGCAGCAGCATTCGTCAACGGCAGGGCCGGGGATCTGGTGTACCGCGAGAAGGATTTCGGGATGGTGGCCACGGATCTCATAGACAAGATACCTGAGGCGATGATGATCTGA
- the moaC gene encoding cyclic pyranopterin monophosphate synthase MoaC: MIIRDSTGMVDITDKPPVRRTATASGLIRLRRSTIEAIASGRVSKGDVLTTARISAINAVKETPRLIPMCHNIPITGVDTEISLEDSAVRVRVRVTSVGRTGVEMEALTGASVALLTIWDMVKSLEKDEQGCYPDTSIECIRVEEKVKDL, from the coding sequence ATGATAATACGAGATAGCACCGGTATGGTCGATATCACCGATAAGCCTCCCGTCAGGAGAACTGCAACCGCATCAGGTCTGATAAGGCTCAGACGCAGCACGATCGAGGCGATCGCGTCCGGGAGGGTGAGCAAGGGAGATGTCCTCACTACTGCCAGGATATCCGCGATAAATGCCGTGAAGGAGACCCCGCGCCTGATACCGATGTGTCATAACATCCCGATCACAGGGGTAGATACGGAGATCTCCCTGGAGGATTCAGCTGTTCGCGTCAGGGTGAGGGTTACATCTGTCGGCAGAACGGGGGTCGAGATGGAGGCGCTCACAGGTGCATCTGTGGCCCTCCTGACAATATGGGACATGGTCAAGTCTCTGGAGAAGGATGAGCAGGGGTGCTATCCAGATACATCGATCGAATGCATACGCGTCGAGGAGAAGGTCAAGGATCTGTGA
- the thiL gene encoding thiamine-phosphate kinase, translating to MKFSDIGERSLISRITEMLGGLEHDDCAVIGIDGDYLVVTTDMLHRETDFPAQATPWQIGWMCAAVNLSDIAAMGAEPLGVLIASGIPPETDVGFIDEIFRGIRDCVEAYGTEVLGGDTDAHRELTICGTALGRVSRGRILRRRGARPGDLLCTTGSLGGAGAGLKALNLGRIDLARRLLEPRPRLREGIALAGTGAVTAMMDNSDGLALSLHDLAEAGGTGFVIEYERIPIADEVKAIAESDDEALEMVLRAGGDFELLFTIREERIDDAREACEFSVIGRAVKNGIWLVRDGSRMQIPRIGYEHGS from the coding sequence ATGAAATTCTCTGACATCGGAGAGCGCTCACTGATATCCAGGATCACAGAGATGCTGGGTGGGCTGGAGCACGACGACTGTGCGGTCATCGGAATTGATGGAGATTACCTTGTGGTCACAACGGACATGCTCCACAGGGAGACCGATTTTCCAGCACAGGCAACACCCTGGCAGATCGGCTGGATGTGCGCTGCAGTCAACCTGAGCGATATCGCGGCGATGGGTGCTGAACCTCTTGGAGTTCTGATCGCATCTGGTATCCCTCCTGAAACAGATGTCGGGTTCATAGATGAGATCTTCAGGGGCATCCGGGACTGTGTAGAGGCATACGGCACAGAGGTGCTAGGAGGCGATACAGATGCGCACAGGGAGCTCACAATATGCGGCACCGCTCTCGGTAGGGTATCGAGAGGGAGAATCCTGAGAAGAAGGGGGGCGCGACCCGGGGATCTTCTCTGCACCACCGGCTCTCTCGGCGGAGCCGGAGCTGGACTGAAGGCCCTGAACCTTGGCAGGATCGATCTCGCGCGCAGGCTTCTTGAGCCGCGCCCCAGGCTGCGGGAGGGCATCGCCCTCGCGGGGACAGGAGCTGTAACAGCGATGATGGACAACAGCGATGGTCTCGCTCTATCTCTTCACGATCTTGCCGAGGCCGGAGGTACCGGATTCGTGATCGAGTACGAGCGCATACCCATAGCAGACGAGGTCAAAGCGATCGCTGAGAGCGATGATGAGGCTCTGGAGATGGTTCTCAGAGCAGGGGGCGACTTCGAGCTTCTCTTCACCATAAGAGAGGAGAGGATCGATGATGCGAGAGAAGCCTGTGAATTCAGCGTGATAGGGCGTGCTGTAAAAAATGGTATATGGCTCGTGAGGGACGGCAGCAGGATGCAAATACCCAGGATCGGATATGAGCATGGCTCATAG